The following are encoded in a window of Candidatus Gastranaerophilales bacterium genomic DNA:
- a CDS encoding peptidoglycan DD-metalloendopeptidase family protein, whose amino-acid sequence MSLKSKILVLVCVFLLFVIQSVSFAALTYNDAVKGTVSNDKIHKVKDNIEKKRQNTRQKIRELKVKENKEINKLYKSQGNMEITKKELLMTQQNLEQTKARLTKLQQNLNEANAKYEADQNEVAKRLREIYKGERISFLNVIFLSENINKLLDKVYYQQIIAQKDTEALISLKANASKLADYTRQVNTQRQSILYSMARIQDKKDKIAQDINTSQYLINKLQTDRRTYERAEKELANQSESLARMLRGTAKKQSSKFSTTTDFSRPVAGPITSPFGWRIHPIFRSRTFHAGVDIGAPYGTPVRATNSGVVIYAGWYGGYGKVVIIDHGNYKGKPTSTLYAHLSRYSVNQGASISKGQTVGYVGSTGYSTGPHLHYEVRINGNPTNPF is encoded by the coding sequence ATGTCTTTAAAGTCTAAAATATTAGTTTTAGTATGTGTATTTTTACTCTTTGTCATACAAAGTGTGTCTTTTGCCGCACTTACTTACAATGATGCGGTCAAAGGCACTGTATCTAACGACAAAATACATAAAGTGAAGGATAACATTGAGAAAAAGCGACAAAATACAAGACAAAAGATTCGTGAGCTTAAAGTAAAAGAAAACAAGGAAATAAATAAGCTTTATAAAAGTCAGGGCAACATGGAGATAACAAAAAAAGAACTCCTTATGACCCAGCAAAATCTTGAGCAAACGAAAGCCAGGCTCACAAAGCTTCAACAAAATCTTAATGAAGCTAACGCAAAGTATGAAGCCGACCAGAACGAAGTTGCTAAAAGATTAAGAGAAATTTATAAAGGCGAGAGAATAAGCTTTTTGAATGTAATATTTTTATCTGAAAACATAAATAAATTATTGGATAAAGTTTACTACCAGCAAATAATTGCGCAAAAAGATACGGAAGCGTTAATAAGCCTAAAAGCAAATGCATCCAAACTGGCGGATTATACAAGACAGGTCAATACGCAAAGGCAGAGCATTTTGTATTCGATGGCAAGAATACAGGACAAAAAAGACAAAATCGCCCAGGATATTAACACAAGCCAGTATTTGATTAATAAACTCCAAACAGACAGAAGAACTTATGAAAGAGCTGAAAAAGAGTTAGCAAACCAGTCAGAAAGTTTAGCCCGTATGTTAAGAGGCACGGCGAAAAAACAATCTTCAAAGTTCAGTACTACCACAGATTTCTCAAGACCTGTAGCAGGTCCTATCACATCACCTTTCGGCTGGCGTATACATCCGATATTTCGGAGCCGCACTTTCCACGCCGGAGTGGATATAGGTGCGCCTTACGGTACTCCGGTCAGAGCAACGAATTCAGGGGTTGTGATATATGCGGGCTGGTACGGCGGCTATGGTAAGGTTGTAATCATAGACCATGGTAATTACAAAGGAAAGCCCACCTCTACCCTTTATGCACATTTGTCCCGTTATTCCGTCAATCAGGGTGCAAGTATCAGCAAAGGACAAACTGTGGGATATGTCGGTTCTACCGGATATTCAACCGGTCCTCACCTCC